The Pseudomonas berkeleyensis genome includes a region encoding these proteins:
- a CDS encoding ABC transporter substrate-binding protein produces MNLTRLFRRSLAALAIAAPLAQAADPTVLRIGDQNYYNVRASVEASGVLEGAPYTVDWKHFQSAAPVAEALEAGAVDLGFLGDSGFIFLAAKGAPVKLIGVSRQNPDTIALLVPKDSTAKSIEDLKGKKVAYWPGAWSQQLTLRALEKAGLPHDYVEFVKLMPIDAAAAFPRGSIDAFPVWEPYISQQTLFSGAKPLLTARDLMPGLSSIAANADSIEPKRAAIADFLGRLQKARAWVEANKETYADLWAKKANLDQSVSRNWIGHANMTVGPVDESAARDYQETADFLVETGALAKKLDTSSIVDTSFSKSFE; encoded by the coding sequence ATGAACCTGACTCGACTTTTCCGCCGTAGCCTCGCGGCCCTCGCCATCGCTGCACCGCTGGCCCAGGCGGCCGACCCGACGGTGCTGCGCATCGGTGATCAGAACTACTACAACGTGCGCGCTTCGGTGGAGGCCTCCGGCGTACTCGAAGGCGCGCCGTACACCGTCGACTGGAAGCACTTCCAGTCGGCTGCGCCGGTGGCCGAAGCGCTGGAGGCCGGTGCGGTCGACCTGGGCTTTCTCGGCGACTCGGGCTTCATCTTCCTCGCTGCCAAGGGCGCGCCGGTCAAGCTGATCGGCGTGTCGCGGCAGAACCCGGACACCATCGCGCTGCTGGTGCCCAAGGACTCCACCGCCAAGTCCATCGAAGATCTCAAGGGCAAGAAGGTCGCTTACTGGCCTGGCGCCTGGAGCCAGCAACTGACCCTTCGTGCGCTGGAAAAGGCCGGCCTGCCGCATGACTACGTCGAGTTCGTCAAACTGATGCCCATCGACGCCGCCGCCGCCTTCCCGCGTGGCAGCATCGACGCCTTCCCGGTGTGGGAACCCTATATCTCCCAGCAAACGCTGTTCTCCGGCGCCAAGCCGCTGCTCACCGCCCGCGACCTGATGCCCGGCCTGTCGAGCATTGCCGCCAACGCCGACTCCATCGAGCCCAAGCGCGCTGCCATCGCCGACTTCCTCGGTCGCTTGCAGAAAGCCCGCGCCTGGGTCGAGGCGAACAAGGAAACCTACGCCGACCTGTGGGCGAAGAAGGCCAACCTCGACCAGTCCGTATCACGCAACTGGATCGGCCACGCCAACATGACCGTCGGCCCGGTGGATGAGAGCGCCGCCCGCGACTATCAGGAAACTGCCGACTTCCTTGTGGAAACCGGCGCGCTGGCGAAGAAGCTCGACACCAGCAGCATCGTCGACACCTCGTTCAGCAAGTCCTTCGAGTAA
- a CDS encoding LLM class flavin-dependent oxidoreductase, producing MSIQFIGMIGHRLSSEVIAPQGPVFDKNFIVRSAQVHEEAGFDRLLVGHWSDQPDGFLVTALAGLSTSRINFLLAHRPGFVAPTLAARKLASLDHLLDGRLALHVISGGSDTEQRKDGDWLDHDQRYSRTDEFLRVIKQVWNSAEPFDHEGEHYRAEKAFSAIKPQQSKLPIYFGGSSPAAVKVAGEHADVYALWGESLEQTRETIEKVRAEAARHGREVKFSVSFRPIVAATEEAAWAKADDILQRARERLERSGAVLPNKPESVGAQRLRETVAKGDRVDKRLWTSIAKVVGGAHNSTALVGTPEQVADAFLDYYDLGVTTFLIRGFDPVEDAIEYGRELLPLTRAKVAERQKQAAVA from the coding sequence ATGAGCATTCAATTCATCGGCATGATCGGCCATCGGCTGTCTTCGGAAGTCATCGCTCCGCAAGGCCCGGTATTCGACAAGAACTTCATCGTGCGCAGCGCCCAGGTTCACGAGGAAGCCGGCTTCGACCGTCTTCTGGTCGGGCACTGGTCGGATCAGCCGGATGGCTTCCTGGTCACCGCGTTGGCCGGGCTGTCCACCTCGCGCATCAACTTCCTGCTGGCGCATCGTCCCGGCTTCGTTGCGCCGACTCTGGCCGCGCGCAAGCTGGCCAGCCTCGACCACCTGCTCGACGGCCGCCTGGCTCTGCACGTGATCAGTGGCGGCAGTGACACCGAGCAGCGCAAGGACGGCGACTGGCTCGACCATGACCAGCGCTATTCGCGCACCGATGAATTCCTGCGGGTGATCAAGCAGGTGTGGAACAGCGCCGAGCCGTTCGACCACGAGGGCGAGCATTACCGTGCGGAAAAGGCCTTCTCCGCGATCAAGCCGCAGCAGTCGAAGCTGCCGATCTATTTCGGCGGATCGTCGCCAGCTGCGGTGAAGGTTGCCGGCGAGCATGCCGATGTCTATGCACTGTGGGGTGAGTCGCTGGAGCAGACCCGCGAGACCATCGAGAAGGTGCGCGCCGAGGCTGCTCGTCATGGCCGCGAGGTGAAGTTCAGCGTGTCGTTCCGGCCCATCGTCGCGGCGACCGAAGAGGCCGCCTGGGCCAAGGCCGACGACATCCTGCAACGCGCCCGCGAGCGTCTGGAGCGTTCCGGCGCGGTGCTGCCGAACAAGCCCGAGAGCGTTGGTGCCCAGCGCCTGCGTGAAACCGTGGCCAAGGGCGACCGTGTGGACAAGCGCCTGTGGACCAGCATCGCCAAGGTGGTCGGTGGCGCGCACAACTCCACGGCGCTGGTCGGCACGCCGGAGCAGGTGGCCGACGCCTTCCTCGATTACTACGACCTGGGCGTCACCACCTTCCTGATTCGTGGCTTCGATCCGGTAGAGGATGCCATCGAATACGGCCGCGAACTGCTGCCGCTGACCCGTGCCAAAGTGGCCGAGCGGCAGAAGCAGGCGGCAGTGGCATGA